A single Marinitoga aeolica DNA region contains:
- the cas1b gene encoding type I-B CRISPR-associated endonuclease Cas1b, whose product MKKTIYIFSSGTLQRKDNSLILINKNGKSYIPIEVVDDIYVFGEITLNSKLLNFLSQKNILVHFYNYYGYYSGTYIPKENKISGNILVKQVEHYLNHEKRLYIAKKIIEAASFNIFRNLRYYNSRKENIETYINEINYLRNKISEQKDISQLMGIEGNIREVYYSSWDNIVDFSFEKRTKRPPENIVNTLISFINSIIYTTTISEIYKTYLNPSISYLHEPGERRFSLSLDISEIFKPLIGDRLIFLLLNKKIITEKDFEKDLNGLYLKDKARKKILEMYDERLKKTIMHKTLHKKVSYRYLIRLECYKLIKHLLEEKSYEGFTLWW is encoded by the coding sequence ATGAAGAAAACTATATATATATTTTCAAGCGGGACATTACAAAGAAAGGATAATAGTTTAATACTAATAAATAAAAATGGGAAGTCTTATATTCCTATAGAAGTTGTTGATGATATATATGTTTTTGGTGAGATTACATTAAATAGTAAGCTGTTAAATTTTTTATCTCAAAAAAATATATTAGTTCATTTTTATAATTATTATGGTTATTATTCAGGAACTTATATTCCTAAAGAAAATAAAATTTCTGGAAATATTTTAGTTAAGCAAGTAGAACATTATTTAAACCATGAGAAAAGATTATACATAGCAAAAAAAATCATAGAAGCAGCTTCATTTAATATATTTAGAAATTTAAGATACTATAATTCTAGAAAAGAAAATATTGAAACTTATATTAATGAAATAAATTATTTAAGAAATAAAATAAGCGAACAAAAGGATATTTCTCAATTGATGGGAATAGAAGGAAATATTAGAGAAGTTTATTATTCTTCATGGGATAATATAGTTGATTTTTCTTTTGAAAAAAGAACCAAAAGGCCGCCAGAAAATATTGTTAATACACTAATATCTTTTATTAATTCGATAATATATACAACAACAATATCTGAAATTTATAAAACATATTTAAACCCTTCCATAAGTTATTTGCATGAGCCAGGAGAGAGAAGATTTTCATTAAGTTTAGATATATCAGAAATATTTAAACCGTTAATAGGAGATAGATTGATATTTTTATTATTAAATAAAAAAATTATTACTGAAAAAGATTTCGAAAAAGATTTAAATGGATTATATCTAAAAGATAAAGCAAGAAAAAAAATACTTGAAATGTATGACGAAAGATTAAAAAAAACTATAATGCACAAAACCTTGCATAAAAAAGTATCGTATAGATATCTAATAAGATTAGAATGTTATAAGTTAATAAAGCATTTATTAGAAGAAAAAAGTTATGAAGGGTTTACTTTATGGTGGTGA
- the cas4 gene encoding CRISPR-associated protein Cas4, with amino-acid sequence MISGVEFYYYFICKRKLWFYTHGISLENENEDVKIGKYIEENYYKNSQKNIMINDEINIDLIRDKKVIHEIKKSRSFEEASIWQLKYYIYYLNMYGVDVKEGIIDYPNLRKRIKVVYEEKDKKFIEKIINEINIIKNSKKIPEKNLKTSICKKCAFCEFCYI; translated from the coding sequence ATGATTTCAGGAGTAGAATTTTATTATTATTTTATTTGTAAAAGGAAATTGTGGTTTTATACCCATGGAATTTCATTGGAGAATGAAAATGAAGATGTAAAAATAGGAAAATATATAGAAGAGAATTATTATAAAAATTCTCAAAAAAATATTATGATAAATGATGAAATCAATATAGACCTTATTAGAGATAAAAAAGTTATACATGAGATAAAAAAATCACGTTCATTTGAAGAAGCTAGTATTTGGCAATTGAAATATTATATATATTATTTAAATATGTATGGTGTTGATGTGAAAGAGGGAATTATAGATTATCCAAATTTAAGAAAAAGAATAAAAGTTGTGTATGAAGAGAAAGATAAAAAATTTATAGAAAAAATTATTAATGAAATAAATATAATAAAAAATTCTAAAAAGATACCAGAAAAAAATTTAAAAACTAGTATTTGTAAAAAATGTGCATTTTGTGAGTTTTGCTATATATAA
- the cas2 gene encoding CRISPR-associated endonuclease Cas2, protein MYILLVYDIKFDEDGVGEKILPKVFKICKKYLYHIQNSVFEGELTKSEIYKLRYELENIIRKDLDSIIVFESRNERWLNKEFWGVEEDKTSNFL, encoded by the coding sequence ATGTATATATTATTAGTTTATGATATCAAATTTGATGAAGATGGTGTTGGAGAAAAAATTTTACCAAAGGTATTTAAAATTTGCAAAAAGTATTTATATCATATACAAAATTCTGTTTTTGAGGGAGAATTAACGAAATCAGAAATATATAAATTAAGATACGAATTAGAAAATATTATTAGAAAAGATTTAGATTCGATAATAGTTTTTGAAAGTCGTAATGAAAGATGGTTAAACAAGGAATTTTGGGGAGTTGAAGAAGATAAAACTTCAAATTTTTTATGA